In Zobellia roscoffensis, the following are encoded in one genomic region:
- a CDS encoding SDR family NAD(P)-dependent oxidoreductase, giving the protein MKFNLKDKLAVVTGGGSGIGKAICLALAEQGATVHILELNKENARDTVTQIKNEGGSAFTYSCNVAVQKEVRAAFEAITAKNPIDILINNAGIAHIGNLEVCQEEDLDSLYDVNIKGVYNCMHASIGSLKETGGIIINMASIASSVGINDRFAYSMTKGAVLTMTYSVAKDYLKDGIRCNCISPGRVHTPFVDGFINKNYPGREKEIFEKLSKTQPIGRMGKPEEVANLAVYLCSEEASFITGTNFPIDGGFVTLNGS; this is encoded by the coding sequence ATGAAATTTAATTTAAAGGATAAATTAGCTGTGGTTACCGGTGGCGGTAGTGGTATTGGTAAAGCCATTTGCTTGGCACTTGCTGAGCAGGGAGCAACAGTTCATATTTTAGAATTGAACAAAGAAAATGCTAGGGATACGGTTACCCAAATTAAAAATGAAGGAGGCAGTGCTTTTACTTATAGTTGCAATGTAGCTGTGCAGAAAGAGGTTCGTGCGGCATTTGAAGCCATAACAGCAAAAAATCCAATCGATATTCTAATAAATAATGCCGGTATTGCTCATATAGGCAATTTGGAAGTTTGTCAAGAAGAAGATTTAGACAGCTTGTATGATGTTAACATCAAGGGAGTTTATAACTGTATGCACGCTAGTATTGGATCATTAAAAGAGACAGGAGGCATAATTATAAATATGGCGTCTATAGCATCATCAGTAGGAATCAATGATAGATTCGCCTATTCCATGACCAAGGGTGCGGTATTAACTATGACCTATTCCGTAGCCAAAGATTATTTAAAAGATGGTATTAGATGTAATTGTATTTCTCCTGGCAGAGTGCATACGCCTTTCGTAGACGGATTTATCAATAAAAATTACCCGGGTAGAGAGAAAGAGATTTTTGAAAAGTTATCAAAAACGCAGCCAATCGGCCGAATGGGAAAACCGGAAGAAGTCGCTAATTTGGCGGTATACCTTTGTTCCGAAGAAGCCTCATTTATTACGGGAACAAATTTCCCCATAGATGGTGGATTTGTTACCTTAAACGGTTCCTAG
- a CDS encoding fumarylacetoacetate hydrolase family protein yields MKLIRFGSIGEEKPGVQLDNGTRLDVSEFVTADYNEAFFGTNGIQELSDWLEKNERNCPVVSDAVRLGSPLVRPSKIVCVGLNYAKHAAESGMAIPKEPVLFFKATSAIVGPNDDVIIPKNSEKSDWEVELAVVIGKKASYVEEKDALDHVAGYVLHNDYSERAFQIEKEGQWCKGKGCDTFAPIGPFIASADEIKDPNNLDLWLKLNGEKIQDSNTSDFIFNIQEVVSYISQFMTLLPGDIISTGTPSGVGLGFNPPKYLKAGDVVELGIEGLGTSKQNIKAYQ; encoded by the coding sequence ATGAAATTAATAAGATTTGGGAGTATAGGCGAAGAAAAGCCAGGAGTACAATTAGATAATGGTACACGATTAGATGTTTCGGAATTTGTAACGGCAGATTATAATGAAGCGTTTTTTGGAACTAATGGCATACAAGAATTGAGCGATTGGTTAGAAAAGAACGAAAGAAATTGTCCGGTGGTTTCTGATGCTGTGCGTTTAGGTTCACCATTGGTACGCCCTTCAAAAATTGTATGCGTAGGCTTAAACTATGCCAAGCATGCAGCGGAAAGTGGTATGGCTATTCCAAAAGAGCCCGTACTTTTCTTTAAAGCTACTTCTGCTATTGTAGGACCAAATGACGATGTTATCATTCCAAAGAACAGTGAAAAATCGGATTGGGAAGTAGAGCTTGCCGTTGTTATTGGTAAGAAGGCCTCTTATGTAGAAGAAAAAGATGCGTTAGACCATGTAGCCGGTTATGTCTTGCATAACGATTATAGTGAGCGTGCTTTTCAGATAGAAAAAGAAGGCCAATGGTGCAAGGGAAAAGGATGCGATACTTTTGCGCCTATAGGACCTTTTATTGCCTCTGCAGATGAAATTAAAGATCCAAATAATTTGGATCTATGGTTAAAATTAAATGGAGAAAAGATTCAAGACAGCAATACTTCAGATTTTATTTTCAACATACAAGAAGTAGTAAGTTACATTAGTCAGTTTATGACTTTATTGCCAGGCGATATTATTTCAACGGGAACACCTTCTGGTGTCGGTTTGGGTTTCAATCCGCCTAAATACCTAAAGGCAGGAGATGTTGTAGAGCTTGGTATTGAAGGGTTGGGAACTTCTAAACAAAACATAAAAGCATATCAATAA
- a CDS encoding L-fucose dehydrogenase, producing MDLNLKDKVIIVTGGSKGIGLAISQILSKEGAIPYIIGRNKPNIIGVAKEIEKTGGQVGFAFAELTDPEQCKAAIEQVISRFGRIDGLVNNAGVNDGVGLENGNYEDFMASLHKSLVHYYLMAQYALPELKKNKGAIVNIGSKTSFTGQGGTSGYAASNGGRNALTREWAAELLPYEIRVNAVIVAECYTPLYERWINTFPEPEKKLKAITDKIPLGNRMTTSAEIANTVVFLLSELSSHTTGQLVFVDGGYTHLDRAITA from the coding sequence ATGGATCTAAACTTAAAGGACAAAGTCATTATTGTAACCGGCGGTTCAAAGGGAATTGGTCTGGCTATAAGTCAGATTCTATCCAAAGAGGGAGCAATTCCTTATATAATAGGTAGAAACAAACCGAATATTATTGGGGTGGCCAAAGAGATTGAAAAAACCGGTGGTCAAGTGGGTTTTGCCTTTGCAGAGTTAACAGATCCGGAACAATGTAAAGCCGCTATAGAGCAGGTAATCTCAAGGTTTGGAAGAATTGATGGTTTGGTAAACAATGCCGGAGTAAATGATGGTGTTGGTTTAGAAAATGGCAATTATGAAGACTTTATGGCTTCTTTGCACAAGAGTTTGGTTCATTATTATCTCATGGCCCAATATGCGCTTCCCGAGCTTAAAAAGAACAAAGGAGCAATTGTGAATATTGGTTCTAAAACTTCGTTTACGGGTCAAGGAGGAACATCCGGGTATGCGGCTTCCAATGGAGGAAGAAATGCACTCACCAGAGAATGGGCTGCGGAACTTTTACCTTATGAGATCAGGGTGAATGCTGTAATAGTGGCGGAATGTTATACGCCATTGTACGAAAGATGGATCAATACATTTCCGGAACCGGAGAAAAAATTAAAAGCGATTACGGATAAAATTCCTTTGGGGAATCGCATGACGACATCAGCTGAAATAGCTAATACGGTTGTTTTTCTATTGTCAGAACTATCAAGCCATACTACGGGACAATTGGTTTTTGTAGATGGCGGATACACGCATTTAGATAGGGCAATAACAGCTTAA
- the fucP gene encoding L-fucose:H+ symporter permease yields MKDEQKIPVVAKNILFPFILITSLFALWGFANDITNPMVAAFKRILELNNTQASWVQAAFYGGYFTMALPAAYVVKKFSYKVGILVGLALYAVGALMFYPAAAMENYLFFLLALYVLTFGLAFLETTANPYILAMGAEETATLRLNLAQAFNPLGALSGLFVAQFFILGALQSDDVTEDGSYIYETLSESAKAAVKTSDLMVIRNPYVGLGLFVIFMFVVIAMVKMPEGKKENQVGLRESIKRIFKKERFVGGMLTQMFYVGAQIMCWTYIYQYAENIGINNRDAVNYAYAALVIFLISRFLCTYLMKFINSGKLLMILSIMAIGFCAGTIFIQGEVGLYSLVMVSFCMSLMFPTIYGIALTGLGDDAKSASAFLVMAIVGGAFMPMLQGLILDIGGTGYNDVMILGVPEVNFSFVLPMLCFFVVAFYGYRAYKKYGLE; encoded by the coding sequence ATGAAAGACGAACAGAAAATACCCGTAGTAGCTAAAAATATCCTTTTTCCGTTTATACTTATAACCTCTTTATTCGCTCTTTGGGGATTTGCCAATGATATCACCAATCCTATGGTGGCGGCATTTAAACGAATCTTAGAGTTGAACAATACTCAGGCTTCTTGGGTTCAAGCGGCCTTTTACGGAGGCTATTTTACCATGGCATTGCCCGCAGCTTATGTCGTGAAGAAATTCAGTTATAAAGTGGGTATTTTGGTGGGGCTTGCATTGTATGCGGTGGGCGCGCTTATGTTTTATCCTGCGGCGGCCATGGAAAATTACTTGTTCTTTCTTTTGGCATTGTACGTATTGACGTTTGGTCTAGCGTTTTTGGAGACTACCGCCAATCCTTATATTTTAGCAATGGGAGCGGAGGAAACTGCAACCTTACGTTTAAATTTGGCACAGGCTTTTAATCCTTTGGGAGCACTTTCTGGCTTGTTTGTAGCACAGTTTTTTATTCTGGGCGCACTGCAATCGGATGATGTTACGGAGGACGGCTCCTATATTTATGAGACCTTGTCAGAATCTGCAAAGGCGGCCGTAAAGACATCGGATTTAATGGTGATTAGAAATCCTTATGTAGGATTAGGACTCTTCGTGATTTTTATGTTCGTGGTCATTGCCATGGTAAAAATGCCCGAAGGCAAGAAAGAGAATCAAGTAGGCTTAAGGGAGTCTATTAAACGAATATTTAAAAAGGAACGTTTTGTGGGTGGCATGCTCACCCAAATGTTTTATGTAGGTGCACAGATTATGTGCTGGACGTATATTTACCAATATGCCGAAAATATTGGTATTAACAATAGAGATGCGGTAAACTATGCGTATGCCGCATTGGTGATTTTTCTGATAAGTCGGTTTTTGTGTACGTATCTAATGAAGTTCATAAATTCAGGAAAATTGTTGATGATTTTGTCCATCATGGCAATTGGTTTTTGTGCCGGTACTATTTTTATACAAGGAGAAGTAGGTTTGTATTCTTTGGTTATGGTTTCCTTTTGTATGTCCTTGATGTTCCCTACCATTTACGGAATAGCCTTAACGGGCTTAGGAGATGATGCCAAATCTGCTTCTGCATTTTTGGTAATGGCTATTGTGGGCGGTGCTTTTATGCCTATGTTACAAGGTTTGATTTTGGATATTGGGGGAACGGGATATAATGATGTTATGATACTTGGCGTTCCAGAAGTAAATTTCTCGTTTGTCCTTCCCATGCTCTGCTTTTTTGTAGTGGCTTTTTACGGTTATAGGGCCTATAAAAAGTATGGTTTAGAATAG
- a CDS encoding alpha-hydroxy acid oxidase, with translation MGKKPTQGWDSRYPSIDDLRNKAMQKIPKFAFEYLDGGCNEDVNLHKNTSEIRDVELLPYYLSKHTKSEMKTELFGHTYDAPFGIAPVGLQGLMWPNAPEILAKAAFEHNVPFVLSTVSTSSIERISEITEGNAWFQLYHPTENSLRDDIIKRAAVAECPVLVILCDVPTFGFRPRDIRNGLAMPPKMSVKNILQIMGKPEWAMKTLIHGQPNFETLKPYMPKGLDLKQLGKFMDQTFSGRLNEEKIKPIRDMWKGKLVLKGVANEADAEKAIRLGIDGVIVSNHGGRQLDAGESTIRPLCRIAEKYGDQLTVMMDSGIRSGPDIARTLASGAKFTFMGRSFMYGVSALGNNGGNHTISLLKTELQQVMEQICCERIEDFPKHLIEK, from the coding sequence ATGGGAAAAAAACCTACACAAGGCTGGGATTCTAGATATCCTTCCATAGATGATTTGCGAAATAAGGCAATGCAAAAGATTCCAAAATTCGCTTTTGAATATTTGGATGGAGGATGCAATGAAGATGTTAATCTGCATAAGAATACCTCAGAAATTCGTGATGTGGAGCTTTTGCCATATTACCTTAGTAAGCATACCAAATCAGAAATGAAAACCGAACTTTTTGGTCACACGTATGATGCTCCTTTTGGCATAGCACCTGTGGGTTTACAAGGTCTTATGTGGCCTAATGCACCAGAAATTTTAGCAAAAGCAGCGTTTGAACATAACGTTCCATTTGTACTGAGTACGGTAAGTACAAGCAGTATAGAGCGTATTTCTGAAATAACTGAAGGTAATGCTTGGTTTCAATTGTACCACCCAACAGAGAATTCGTTGCGAGATGACATTATAAAAAGGGCCGCGGTTGCAGAATGTCCAGTTCTGGTTATCCTTTGTGATGTTCCTACTTTTGGATTTCGGCCAAGAGATATTAGAAATGGATTGGCTATGCCGCCAAAAATGTCCGTAAAAAATATACTTCAGATTATGGGTAAACCGGAATGGGCCATGAAAACCCTTATTCACGGACAACCTAATTTTGAAACCTTAAAACCCTATATGCCCAAAGGATTGGATTTAAAACAATTGGGCAAGTTTATGGACCAAACCTTTTCGGGTCGATTGAATGAAGAAAAAATCAAACCTATTAGGGATATGTGGAAGGGAAAATTGGTTTTAAAAGGTGTAGCTAATGAGGCCGATGCAGAAAAGGCTATACGGTTAGGAATAGATGGTGTCATTGTTTCCAACCACGGCGGAAGACAACTGGATGCGGGTGAATCTACAATAAGACCTTTGTGCCGAATTGCCGAAAAATATGGAGACCAGCTTACGGTTATGATGGATAGCGGAATACGTTCGGGACCTGATATAGCCCGTACATTAGCCAGTGGGGCCAAATTTACATTTATGGGACGTTCATTTATGTACGGTGTAAGTGCCTTGGGCAACAATGGCGGAAACCACACTATATCATTACTTAAAACCGAATTACAACAGGTTATGGAGCAAATTTGCTGTGAACGGATAGAAGATTTCCCAAAGCATTTGATTGAAAAATAG
- a CDS encoding DUF1593 domain-containing protein: MKLPIFLLILLLNLSTLSAQEILQKNRVIILTDIEADPDDTQSLVRLLLYSNEIDIEGIVATTSCWLKNSIHPESIQKVLKAYGEVQPNLKNHHSEFPEVDKLTSLVKNGLPVYGMLGVGEGKDSEGSNWIIKALEKKDERPLWISVWGGSNTLAQALFKIKNTKTKEEQKRLISKLRVYTISDQDDSGIWIRDQFPHLFYIVSPGDDYGNATWNGIMTVVDNIDNSEISNSWISENIQQAHGPLGALYPDVAWGIEGDTPAFLSLIPNGLNSPEHPNWGGWGGRYEFKRPTFSGRKKGNSGVPFEVETRKIWTNSEDSYTPYLANEYGRTVKLDSTSFSGDKVSLWRWRDDFQNDFAARMDWCTLPFTEANHAPIILLKHQQQMNVTSGESITLDAFDSYDPDGDNLSFLWFDYPEAGTYKKSIEIGGTENAHLVTFSAPRVEKEATIHIILKVTDKGTPALSSYKRVIITVKPRG, from the coding sequence ATGAAATTACCTATTTTTCTACTGATACTTTTGTTGAATTTAAGTACCCTATCTGCACAAGAAATACTTCAAAAAAACAGAGTTATTATATTAACTGATATTGAAGCAGACCCGGACGATACGCAATCTCTGGTACGCTTACTTTTATATTCTAATGAAATTGATATAGAGGGTATTGTAGCGACTACTTCCTGTTGGTTAAAAAATTCCATTCATCCGGAATCCATACAAAAAGTACTCAAGGCTTATGGAGAAGTACAACCCAACTTAAAGAATCATCATTCAGAATTTCCCGAGGTTGACAAGCTGACTTCATTGGTAAAAAACGGTCTACCTGTTTATGGAATGCTTGGCGTTGGCGAAGGCAAAGATTCTGAAGGGTCTAATTGGATTATCAAAGCTCTTGAAAAAAAGGATGAACGTCCGTTATGGATATCTGTTTGGGGAGGTTCCAATACCTTGGCACAAGCCTTATTCAAAATAAAAAACACAAAAACCAAAGAAGAGCAAAAGCGGCTTATTTCCAAGTTAAGGGTATACACTATTTCTGACCAGGATGATAGTGGTATCTGGATTAGAGATCAATTTCCTCACCTCTTTTATATTGTAAGTCCTGGGGACGATTATGGCAACGCTACTTGGAACGGTATTATGACCGTTGTTGACAACATAGACAATTCTGAAATTAGTAACTCTTGGATTTCGGAAAACATCCAACAAGCACACGGCCCGCTTGGTGCGCTATATCCTGATGTTGCTTGGGGAATTGAAGGAGACACACCCGCTTTCTTATCTCTAATTCCAAATGGACTAAACTCTCCTGAACACCCTAATTGGGGTGGTTGGGGTGGTAGATATGAATTCAAAAGGCCCACTTTTTCCGGTCGGAAGAAAGGAAATTCCGGCGTACCATTTGAAGTTGAAACTAGAAAAATCTGGACGAATTCCGAAGATAGTTATACGCCTTATCTAGCCAATGAATATGGAAGAACCGTAAAATTGGATTCCACTTCTTTTAGCGGTGATAAAGTATCTCTTTGGCGTTGGAGAGATGATTTTCAAAACGATTTTGCAGCACGGATGGATTGGTGCACCCTACCTTTTACGGAAGCAAACCACGCTCCTATTATCCTCCTAAAGCACCAACAGCAAATGAACGTTACATCCGGAGAAAGTATTACCTTGGATGCTTTTGACAGCTATGACCCAGATGGAGACAACCTAAGTTTCCTTTGGTTTGATTATCCTGAAGCCGGAACCTATAAAAAATCAATTGAAATAGGAGGAACAGAAAATGCACATTTAGTTACTTTTTCAGCTCCGAGGGTGGAAAAGGAAGCCACTATACATATTATTCTTAAAGTGACAGATAAGGGTACACCCGCCTTATCAAGCTACAAAAGAGTTATTATAACCGTTAAACCTAGAGGCTAA
- a CDS encoding YdeI/OmpD-associated family protein → MEKQETEHFCPSDPQEWRAWLETNHVQKDSVWLIIHKKKSACPNLSWSEAVDHALCFGWIDSIKKTIDSEKYKQYFGKRKAKSNWSRINKEKVVYLTEQNLMTKAGLQSITIAKTNGSWSILDHIEALIIPEDLAVALEEREGSNAYFEGLSKSAKKILLHWVVSAKRPETREKRILEIAENASKDQKPKPFR, encoded by the coding sequence ATGGAAAAACAGGAAACAGAACATTTTTGCCCATCCGATCCCCAAGAATGGCGGGCATGGCTAGAAACGAACCATGTACAAAAAGATTCCGTTTGGCTTATCATCCATAAAAAAAAATCGGCTTGCCCTAATTTATCCTGGAGCGAAGCTGTTGATCATGCCCTTTGTTTTGGCTGGATAGACAGTATAAAAAAAACCATAGATTCAGAAAAGTACAAACAGTATTTTGGTAAACGCAAAGCTAAAAGTAATTGGTCAAGAATAAATAAGGAGAAAGTAGTATATCTTACGGAACAAAACTTAATGACCAAAGCAGGTCTTCAAAGTATTACCATAGCCAAAACCAACGGTTCTTGGTCAATTTTAGACCATATAGAAGCCCTTATAATACCCGAAGATTTGGCTGTAGCATTGGAAGAAAGAGAAGGTTCTAATGCGTATTTCGAAGGTTTAAGCAAGTCTGCTAAAAAAATTCTACTCCATTGGGTGGTAAGTGCAAAAAGACCAGAAACACGAGAAAAAAGAATTCTAGAAATCGCCGAAAACGCTAGTAAGGACCAAAAGCCCAAGCCATTTAGGTAA
- a CDS encoding DUF1801 domain-containing protein, whose amino-acid sequence MEDLKLKINPDVASVFNTYPDSVRPQMLALRKLVLETAQEIEGINQLEETLKWGEPSYLTKIGSTLRMDWKAKSPDQYALYFKCTSRLVETFKIVFKNTFQFEGKRAIVFKLDSKLPKEELVYCIKAALTYHKVKHLPTLGI is encoded by the coding sequence ATGGAAGATCTAAAGTTGAAAATTAATCCTGACGTAGCATCGGTCTTCAATACCTACCCAGATTCTGTACGCCCACAAATGTTGGCATTACGCAAATTGGTTCTAGAAACCGCACAGGAAATTGAGGGCATCAACCAACTGGAAGAAACCCTAAAATGGGGCGAACCCAGTTATCTAACAAAAATAGGCAGCACCCTTCGCATGGATTGGAAAGCCAAGTCTCCTGACCAATATGCACTCTATTTTAAATGTACTAGCAGACTGGTAGAAACCTTTAAGATTGTTTTTAAAAATACCTTTCAATTCGAAGGAAAAAGGGCTATCGTTTTTAAATTAGATAGTAAACTACCCAAAGAAGAACTCGTTTACTGCATTAAAGCGGCTTTGACCTACCATAAAGTAAAACACTTACCTACACTGGGCATTTAA
- the trxA gene encoding thioredoxin: MKSSFNKIIESDTPVLVDFFADWCGPCKMLAPILKEVKDELGENIKIVKIDVDKNQPLASKYNVRGVPTMLLFKNGKQVWRQSGALPKKDIVQVVKSNS, from the coding sequence ATGAAAAGCAGTTTTAATAAAATTATAGAGTCGGATACACCTGTATTGGTAGATTTCTTTGCAGACTGGTGTGGGCCCTGTAAAATGTTGGCTCCCATCTTAAAGGAGGTGAAGGACGAATTGGGCGAGAATATAAAAATTGTAAAGATTGATGTAGATAAGAACCAACCTTTGGCAAGCAAGTACAATGTACGCGGTGTGCCTACAATGCTATTGTTCAAGAACGGCAAGCAAGTATGGAGGCAGTCTGGGGCGTTGCCTAAAAAGGATATCGTTCAAGTAGTAAAGTCTAATTCTTAA
- a CDS encoding Tll0287-like domain-containing protein produces MKRYSVLFSMFIFFASCKENKKATTVSSDDVEVKQNTNVSKVHAGQVILERECYLCHDPKTNMADRIAPPMEAIKRHYIDSTVSQKEFTEALIKWINDPETETKMPVVHGEFGPMPYLPSRDESLTQIADYIYNNELERPEGFDEHFKLGHTNGMEDCNCSDYPDLSEVFSKIGMSYASDAKAALGGSLTKAIQEKGTVGAIGFCNLEAIHITDSVSSMKNAVIKRVSDRTRNPNNKASAKELKYIAAFKETLAGGNEVKPVVEIKDEEVAFFSPIITNGLCLQCHGTPNEQVLPETMVALNKLYPQDMATGYGENEVRGLWSIEFYSK; encoded by the coding sequence ATGAAAAGGTATTCTGTTTTATTTAGTATGTTCATTTTCTTTGCCAGTTGCAAAGAAAACAAGAAAGCAACAACTGTATCTTCTGATGATGTAGAAGTAAAACAAAATACAAATGTTTCAAAAGTTCATGCGGGTCAAGTTATTTTAGAACGGGAGTGTTATTTATGTCATGACCCTAAAACCAATATGGCCGATAGAATAGCACCTCCTATGGAGGCTATTAAAAGACATTACATAGATTCTACGGTATCTCAAAAAGAATTTACCGAGGCGTTAATTAAATGGATAAATGATCCCGAAACGGAAACTAAGATGCCCGTGGTACATGGAGAATTTGGACCTATGCCGTATTTGCCAAGTCGTGATGAGTCGTTAACGCAGATTGCCGATTATATATATAATAACGAATTGGAACGACCGGAAGGTTTTGACGAGCATTTTAAGTTGGGTCATACGAATGGTATGGAGGATTGTAATTGTTCTGACTACCCCGATTTAAGTGAGGTCTTTTCAAAAATTGGGATGTCTTACGCTAGTGATGCAAAGGCCGCTTTAGGCGGTAGTTTAACAAAAGCCATTCAAGAAAAGGGAACTGTTGGTGCTATTGGTTTTTGTAATTTGGAGGCAATTCATATTACGGATAGTGTTTCGTCAATGAAGAATGCAGTTATTAAGAGGGTATCGGATAGAACAAGAAACCCTAATAACAAGGCAAGTGCCAAAGAGTTAAAATATATAGCAGCTTTTAAAGAAACATTGGCTGGGGGGAATGAAGTGAAACCAGTGGTGGAGATTAAAGATGAAGAAGTAGCGTTTTTTTCTCCCATTATTACCAATGGCCTTTGTTTACAATGTCATGGTACACCTAATGAGCAAGTATTGCCCGAGACTATGGTTGCGCTTAATAAATTGTATCCACAAGATATGGCTACCGGTTACGGTGAGAATGAAGTACGCGGTTTATGGAGTATAGAATTTTATAGTAAATAA
- the upp gene encoding uracil phosphoribosyltransferase has product MTIHNLGDTNSLMNKFIAEIRDVAIQKDTMRFRRNIERIGEVLSYEMSKSLQFEKSKVTTPLGTKELQLPTDQLVLCSILRAGLPLHQGMLNYFDDAENAFISAYRHHEGDEDAFEVIVNYFAAPSLEGKILVLADPMLATGRTLENVLKALKKHGKPSQIHIVSVIGAQAGIDHVQKVFPKSTHLWISAIDPELNTRGYIIPGIGDAGDLAYGAKL; this is encoded by the coding sequence ATGACCATCCATAATCTTGGCGATACCAATTCGCTCATGAATAAATTTATTGCTGAAATTAGAGACGTCGCCATCCAAAAAGATACCATGCGTTTTCGGCGTAATATTGAGCGAATAGGAGAGGTGCTGAGTTATGAGATGAGCAAGTCTTTGCAATTTGAAAAAAGCAAGGTAACCACACCTCTGGGGACCAAAGAATTACAATTGCCAACGGACCAATTGGTTTTGTGTTCCATATTAAGAGCAGGACTACCGTTGCACCAAGGCATGCTGAATTATTTTGATGATGCGGAGAATGCTTTTATTTCCGCTTACCGACATCATGAGGGAGATGAAGATGCGTTTGAGGTAATCGTAAACTATTTTGCTGCCCCGTCTTTAGAAGGTAAAATCTTAGTACTCGCAGATCCCATGCTGGCTACGGGCAGAACATTGGAAAATGTGCTCAAGGCACTAAAAAAGCATGGCAAACCTTCACAAATACATATTGTTTCCGTGATTGGGGCGCAAGCCGGTATAGACCATGTGCAAAAGGTATTTCCTAAAAGCACACATTTATGGATTTCTGCCATAGACCCGGAATTGAATACCAGAGGATACATTATACCCGGTATTGGAGATGCAGGAGATTTGGCTTATGGAGCCAAGCTTTAA